The proteins below are encoded in one region of Caulobacter henricii:
- the mnmH gene encoding tRNA 2-selenouridine(34) synthase MnmH produces MKPVQVATSADPLSLAAFDQIIDVRSPGEFALDHLPGAVNLPVLDDQQRAEVGTIYVQDSRLRANRIGAAHVARNIAGHLESSLADRPEGFRPLIYCWRGGQRSQSMATILSRIGWTTTVLDGGYRTYRRWVQARLYEGRCDLDLVLLDGDTGTGKTAILQGLASRGVQTLDLEALAHHRGSLFGALAGQDQPDQKLFESRLVAALDAFDPTLPIVVEAESSKIGNRVLPPVLWTAMTGAPRLEVTVPRPERARYLVETYGDITSQREALLAILERLPIHQSLRRLSAWQDMVEQGQFVDLADALMAAHYDRAYARERRKSGQATLATIALDRLDCGSIDHAVAQISAILSDRTRP; encoded by the coding sequence ATGAAGCCCGTTCAGGTTGCCACCTCGGCCGATCCGCTCTCGCTCGCGGCCTTTGACCAGATCATCGATGTCCGAAGTCCCGGCGAGTTTGCGCTCGATCACCTGCCCGGGGCCGTCAATCTGCCGGTGCTGGATGATCAACAGCGCGCCGAGGTGGGGACGATCTATGTCCAGGACTCGCGTCTTCGCGCCAACCGGATCGGCGCGGCCCATGTGGCGCGGAACATTGCCGGTCATCTGGAGTCCAGTCTCGCCGACCGGCCGGAGGGCTTCAGGCCCCTGATCTACTGCTGGCGCGGCGGGCAGAGATCCCAGTCCATGGCGACGATCCTGTCCCGCATCGGCTGGACCACGACGGTGCTCGACGGCGGCTACAGGACCTATCGTCGCTGGGTGCAGGCCAGGCTCTATGAAGGACGCTGCGATCTGGACCTTGTCCTGCTTGACGGGGACACCGGCACGGGCAAGACGGCCATCCTGCAGGGCCTGGCAAGCCGCGGCGTTCAGACCCTCGATCTGGAAGCCCTGGCCCACCATCGGGGTTCATTGTTCGGTGCCCTGGCCGGTCAGGACCAGCCGGACCAGAAGCTGTTTGAAAGCCGGCTGGTCGCGGCCCTGGACGCGTTTGACCCGACCCTGCCGATTGTCGTCGAAGCGGAGTCGAGCAAGATCGGCAACCGGGTTCTGCCGCCCGTGCTCTGGACCGCCATGACCGGGGCACCGCGCCTCGAGGTCACGGTGCCCCGACCGGAGCGGGCTCGCTATCTTGTCGAGACCTATGGCGACATCACCTCGCAGCGCGAGGCCTTATTGGCCATCCTGGAACGCTTGCCGATCCACCAGAGCCTGAGGCGACTGAGCGCCTGGCAGGACATGGTCGAGCAGGGCCAGTTTGTGGACCTGGCCGACGCCCTGATGGCCGCCCACTATGACCGAGCCTATGCGCGCGAGCGGCGAAAATCCGGACAGGCGACCCTAGCGACCATCGCGCTCGATCGCCTGGACTGCGGTTCCATCGATCACGCCGTCGCACAGATCTCGGCGATCCTGTCCGATCGTACGAGGCCATAG
- the selD gene encoding selenide, water dikinase SelD, with the protein MTHPAGQPVRLTSLAHGGGCGCKLSPAVLREILQQSPAAGVFPNLLVGTETSDDAAVWRLNDQQALVATTDFFMPVVDDPHDFGRIAATNALSDIYAMGARPIFALAIVGMPVATLSTETIGAILAGGAAVCAAAGVPIAGGHSIDSVEPIYGLVALGIVHPDRVLSNRGAQPGDLLILTKALGVGVLSAAFKQQRLSEEGYAALIATTTQLNKVGADLGDVAGVHALTDVTGFGLLGHLLELCRGAGLAAELDADAPVLLPGVEALARDGVRTGAAVRNWASYGGDVTLPDGTPEWRRDLLADPQTSGGLLIAVAPDDAQSVLAMAQGAGFAAARIIGRMVEGPPGVSVSTGTA; encoded by the coding sequence ATGACACATCCCGCCGGGCAGCCCGTTCGCCTGACCTCACTGGCCCATGGGGGCGGGTGCGGCTGCAAGCTTTCGCCGGCCGTCCTGCGCGAGATCCTGCAGCAGTCACCGGCCGCCGGCGTCTTTCCGAATCTGCTGGTCGGGACCGAAACCTCGGATGACGCCGCCGTCTGGCGCCTCAACGACCAGCAGGCCCTAGTCGCAACCACGGACTTCTTCATGCCCGTGGTCGATGATCCGCATGATTTCGGCCGCATCGCCGCCACCAACGCCCTGTCCGATATCTATGCCATGGGAGCCAGACCCATCTTCGCGCTGGCCATTGTCGGCATGCCGGTCGCGACGCTGTCGACGGAGACCATCGGGGCGATCCTGGCCGGCGGCGCTGCCGTTTGCGCCGCGGCGGGCGTGCCGATCGCCGGCGGCCATTCCATCGACAGCGTCGAGCCGATCTATGGCCTGGTTGCGCTCGGCATCGTCCACCCCGATCGCGTCCTGTCGAACCGGGGCGCGCAGCCGGGCGACCTGCTGATTCTGACCAAGGCGCTCGGAGTGGGCGTCCTGAGCGCGGCCTTCAAGCAGCAACGCCTGTCGGAGGAGGGCTATGCCGCCCTGATCGCCACAACCACCCAACTGAACAAGGTAGGGGCCGACCTGGGGGACGTGGCGGGCGTCCATGCGCTGACGGATGTGACCGGGTTCGGCCTGCTGGGCCACCTGCTGGAGCTGTGTCGCGGGGCCGGCCTGGCCGCCGAACTCGATGCCGATGCCCCGGTCCTGCTCCCCGGCGTCGAGGCGCTCGCCCGAGACGGGGTCAGGACCGGCGCGGCCGTTCGAAACTGGGCCAGCTATGGTGGCGACGTCACCCTGCCAGACGGGACTCCGGAATGGCGCAGAGACCTCCTGGCTGATCCCCAGACCAGCGGCGGCCTGCTGATCGCCGTCGCGCCCGATGATGCTCAAAGCGTCCTGGCCATGGCCCAGGGCGCCGGCTTCGCCGCCGCGCGCATCATCGGCAGGATGGTCGAGGGCCCACCCGGGGTTTCTGTCTCAACCGGAACAGCCTGA
- a CDS encoding 2-hydroxychromene-2-carboxylate isomerase has protein sequence MSKTIDFIFDFGSPNAYLAWKVLPDIAARHGAEIRLIPCLLGGIFKLTGNQAPMVAFGGVKGKMAYEMLETRRFIATHGLTAFQFNPHFPVNTLLLMRGMVAAQRLGVGEAYLGAMLQGMWEQGLKLDDPEVFTAALDRAGLDGAALLAATGEPEVKAELAANTDAAVARGVFGIPSFFVGDEMFFGKERLGQVEAELG, from the coding sequence ATGAGCAAGACCATCGACTTCATTTTCGACTTCGGCAGCCCCAACGCCTATCTGGCCTGGAAGGTCCTGCCCGACATTGCGGCGCGGCACGGGGCCGAGATCCGGCTGATCCCCTGCCTGCTGGGCGGTATCTTCAAGCTGACAGGCAACCAGGCTCCGATGGTCGCCTTCGGCGGGGTCAAGGGCAAGATGGCCTATGAGATGCTGGAGACCCGCCGTTTCATCGCGACCCATGGCCTGACCGCCTTCCAGTTCAATCCGCACTTCCCGGTCAATACCCTGCTGCTGATGCGGGGCATGGTCGCTGCCCAGCGGCTGGGCGTCGGCGAGGCCTATCTCGGGGCCATGCTGCAGGGCATGTGGGAGCAGGGTCTGAAGCTCGACGATCCAGAAGTCTTCACCGCCGCGCTTGATCGTGCAGGGCTTGATGGCGCAGCCCTGCTGGCGGCGACCGGAGAGCCCGAGGTCAAGGCCGAACTGGCCGCCAATACCGATGCCGCCGTAGCCCGGGGCGTGTTCGGGATCCCAAGCTTCTTCGTCGGCGACGAGATGTTCTTCGGCAAGGAACGACTGGGCCAGGTCGAGGCCGAACTGGGCTGA
- a CDS encoding SDR family NAD(P)-dependent oxidoreductase: protein MARTQKGACLVVGVGDGVGSAIARAFAAEGYEVCMTRRPRHLDQLEALAEQIRADGCRARAYGVDARQEAEMVALFDKIEAEVGPLEVVVFNIGANVRFGIVETTAQVFSKVWEMACFAGFLTGREAARVMVPRGRGTILFTGASASLRGKDGFSAFASAKAGLRALAQSLAREMGPQGVHVAHVVVDGAIDGVFTRQMRDDVQGLLDRDEILKPDEIAANYVWLHNQPRSAWTHEIDLRPHSETW, encoded by the coding sequence ATGGCGAGGACCCAGAAGGGCGCGTGCCTTGTGGTGGGTGTCGGTGACGGTGTCGGCAGTGCCATCGCTCGGGCCTTCGCCGCCGAGGGCTACGAGGTCTGCATGACCCGCCGCCCGCGCCATCTCGATCAGCTGGAGGCCCTCGCCGAGCAGATTCGCGCCGATGGTTGCCGGGCTCGTGCCTATGGCGTCGACGCCCGTCAGGAGGCCGAGATGGTCGCCCTGTTCGACAAGATCGAAGCCGAGGTCGGCCCGCTCGAGGTGGTGGTCTTCAACATCGGGGCCAATGTCCGTTTCGGCATCGTCGAGACCACGGCCCAGGTATTCTCCAAGGTCTGGGAGATGGCCTGTTTCGCCGGCTTCCTGACCGGGCGCGAGGCAGCCCGGGTCATGGTCCCGCGCGGTCGCGGCACGATCCTGTTCACCGGGGCCAGCGCCAGCCTGCGCGGCAAGGACGGCTTTTCTGCCTTCGCCTCGGCCAAGGCCGGCCTGCGGGCCCTGGCCCAGAGCCTGGCGCGCGAGATGGGCCCGCAGGGCGTGCATGTGGCCCATGTGGTGGTCGACGGGGCCATCGACGGGGTGTTCACGCGCCAGATGCGCGACGATGTGCAGGGCCTGCTGGACCGCGACGAGATTCTCAAGCCGGACGAGATCGCGGCCAACTATGTCTGGCTGCACAACCAGCCGCGCTCGGCCTGGACCCACGAGATCGACCTGCGCCCCCATTCTGAAACCTGGTGA
- a CDS encoding winged helix-turn-helix transcriptional regulator, translated as MKWDDLAAQPCSVSRSLAVIGDRWTLMILRDCFLGVRRFEVFQARLGISRSIVTDRLRMLVDEGVLRREAYQTNPPRHEYRLTAKGMDLHPVIMAVAHFGDAYYAGAEGPPLLRRHKTCGCDFHPVQVCSACGDVVKARDVETRESPARGAG; from the coding sequence ATGAAGTGGGATGATCTCGCCGCCCAGCCCTGCTCGGTCTCGCGATCCCTGGCCGTGATCGGCGATCGGTGGACCCTGATGATCCTGCGCGACTGTTTCCTGGGCGTGCGGCGGTTCGAGGTTTTCCAGGCGCGCCTGGGTATTTCGCGCAGCATCGTCACCGATCGCCTGCGGATGCTGGTCGACGAAGGCGTGCTGCGCCGCGAGGCCTATCAGACCAATCCGCCCCGCCACGAATACCGGCTGACCGCCAAGGGGATGGACCTGCATCCGGTGATCATGGCCGTCGCCCATTTTGGCGATGCCTACTATGCCGGCGCAGAGGGTCCGCCCCTGCTACGTCGGCACAAGACCTGCGGCTGCGACTTCCACCCGGTGCAGGTCTGTTCGGCCTGCGGCGATGTTGTGAAGGCCAGGGACGTAGAGACCCGGGAGTCTCCTGCCCGGGGCGCAGGCTAG
- the nusG gene encoding transcription termination/antitermination protein NusG — protein sequence MSTETASNPNHKWYIVHAYSNFEKKVAESIREQARSQGLEDSFSEILVPTEDVVEIRRGRKVNAERKFFPGYVLVKMNLSDEAYHLIKNTPKVTGFLGSASKPQPVSEKEVQRIVGAIEEGVERPKTVVLFEIGENVRVTDGPFASFNGSVEQVDEERSRLRVTVSIFGRATPVELEYNQVEKIS from the coding sequence ATGAGCACCGAAACCGCGTCCAACCCGAACCACAAGTGGTACATCGTCCACGCCTACTCGAACTTTGAGAAGAAGGTGGCCGAGAGCATCCGCGAGCAGGCCCGCAGCCAAGGGCTTGAGGACAGCTTCTCTGAAATCCTGGTTCCGACCGAGGACGTCGTCGAGATCCGTCGCGGCCGCAAGGTCAATGCCGAGCGCAAGTTCTTCCCCGGCTATGTGCTGGTGAAGATGAACCTCTCGGACGAAGCCTATCACCTGATCAAGAACACCCCGAAGGTCACCGGCTTCCTGGGCAGCGCGTCCAAGCCGCAGCCTGTCTCGGAAAAGGAAGTTCAGCGCATCGTCGGCGCGATCGAAGAGGGCGTCGAGCGTCCGAAGACGGTCGTACTGTTCGAGATCGGCGAGAACGTGCGCGTCACCGACGGTCCGTTCGCCAGCTTCAACGGTTCGGTCGAGCAGGTCGACGAAGAGCGCTCGCGCCTTCGCGTCACCGTCTCGATCTTCGGCCGCGCCACGCCGGTCGAGCTGGAATACAATCAGGTTGAAAAGATCAGCTGA
- the secE gene encoding preprotein translocase subunit SecE, giving the protein MARKPGSSPSAIKSRAARTAAALAPAGGAPAAAATPKKKGTNPVQFFREVRAEARKITWTTRKETWITSVMVFMMVVLAALFFSAVDGLLGLGAKALLSFAAG; this is encoded by the coding sequence ATGGCCAGGAAACCGGGTTCCAGCCCGTCCGCGATCAAGAGCCGCGCCGCCCGTACGGCGGCAGCGCTCGCGCCCGCCGGTGGGGCTCCCGCCGCAGCGGCAACGCCCAAGAAGAAGGGCACGAATCCCGTGCAATTCTTCCGCGAAGTGCGTGCTGAGGCCCGCAAGATCACCTGGACCACCCGCAAGGAGACCTGGATCACCTCGGTGATGGTTTTCATGATGGTGGTGCTGGCGGCTCTGTTTTTCTCGGCGGTCGATGGACTGCTGGGCCTGGGAGCCAAGGCGCTCCTGTCGTTCGCCGCGGGATAA
- a CDS encoding ferredoxin--NADP reductase, translated as MTAAPAPAAPTKESAQFVETVLWVKHWTDRLFSFAITRPASFRFRSGEFVMIGLPPREELGEKKPILRAYSIASPSFAEELEFFSIKVPDGPLTSRLQQIQPGDQILLGKKPTGTLVLDAVRPGKRLFLFGTGTGLAPWLSVARDPDAYSRFEKVIVAHGVREVKELAYRDLFTSEIFDDPLVGDEARAQLVYYPTVTREPFERQGRFTDLIESGRLFRDLGLDTDRFDPEHDRAMLCGSMAMIKDTAALLEAHGLKEGSNAEPGDFVIERAFVG; from the coding sequence ATGACGGCCGCCCCAGCCCCCGCTGCCCCGACCAAGGAATCCGCCCAGTTCGTCGAGACGGTCTTGTGGGTCAAGCACTGGACAGATCGCCTGTTCAGCTTCGCGATCACACGCCCGGCCAGCTTCCGGTTCCGGTCCGGCGAGTTTGTGATGATCGGCCTGCCTCCCCGCGAAGAGCTGGGCGAGAAGAAGCCCATCCTGCGCGCCTATTCGATCGCCTCGCCCAGCTTCGCCGAAGAACTGGAGTTCTTTTCGATCAAGGTTCCCGATGGTCCCCTGACCTCGCGCTTGCAGCAGATCCAGCCCGGCGACCAGATCCTGCTGGGCAAGAAGCCCACGGGCACTCTGGTTCTGGACGCCGTGCGCCCGGGCAAGCGCTTGTTCCTGTTCGGCACTGGCACAGGCCTGGCGCCCTGGCTGTCGGTGGCGCGCGACCCCGACGCCTATAGCCGCTTCGAGAAGGTCATTGTCGCCCACGGCGTGCGCGAGGTGAAGGAACTGGCCTATAGAGACCTCTTCACCTCGGAGATCTTCGACGATCCGCTGGTGGGCGATGAGGCCCGCGCGCAGCTGGTCTATTACCCCACCGTGACCCGCGAGCCGTTCGAGCGTCAGGGCCGCTTCACCGATCTGATCGAGAGTGGCCGGTTGTTCCGTGACCTGGGTCTCGATACCGACCGCTTCGATCCCGAGCATGATCGCGCCATGCTGTGTGGCTCAATGGCCATGATCAAGGATACCGCCGCCCTCCTCGAAGCCCATGGCCTGAAGGAAGGCTCCAATGCCGAGCCGGGTGATTTTGTGATCGAGCGGGCCTTCGTCGGCTAG
- the glp gene encoding gephyrin-like molybdotransferase Glp has product MAQVPLKNLAVEEARSRILAGISRLGAETVALEGALGRVLAAPVTADRDQPPFAASAMDGWAIRRADLTPGAHFRVAGESAAGKAYGGIVAAGDAVRIFTGAPVPAGADLVIIQEEAHRDGDTVRFDSEDDAKAHIRPVGGDFRAGDGLLDSGSRLDPWRLSLAAAAGRAKLEVVRRPQIAILATGDELVQPGGDPGPDQIFESGSIALAALVETWGGSAQRLMPTADSAQAIAAAVMDIEADLIVTIGGASVGDHDLVKPALSQLGLSLAVESVAVRPGKPTWFGTLADGRRVLGLPGNPASALVCAELFLRPLISALTGRDPATTLIGAHLDQALPANGPREHWMRANLAIDPRGRAIVTVFPDQDSSLVSVFARADALIRRPVHAAAASAGDLVDVLPLARA; this is encoded by the coding sequence ATGGCGCAGGTGCCACTCAAAAACCTGGCGGTCGAGGAGGCCCGATCCCGCATCCTGGCAGGGATATCCCGGCTGGGCGCAGAAACGGTCGCCCTGGAGGGGGCCCTCGGACGGGTCCTGGCCGCCCCGGTCACGGCTGATCGCGATCAGCCGCCCTTTGCCGCCTCGGCCATGGATGGGTGGGCCATCCGCCGCGCCGACCTGACGCCGGGGGCTCATTTTCGGGTGGCCGGTGAAAGCGCGGCCGGCAAGGCTTATGGCGGCATCGTCGCTGCGGGCGACGCGGTCCGGATCTTTACCGGTGCGCCGGTTCCGGCAGGTGCCGATCTGGTCATCATCCAGGAAGAGGCCCACCGCGACGGCGACACCGTGCGTTTCGACAGCGAAGACGACGCCAAGGCTCATATTCGCCCCGTCGGCGGTGATTTCCGCGCCGGCGACGGCCTGTTGGACTCGGGCAGCCGGCTCGATCCCTGGCGGCTGTCCCTGGCGGCGGCGGCCGGGCGCGCCAAGCTGGAAGTCGTCCGGCGACCCCAAATCGCCATTCTGGCCACCGGTGACGAACTGGTTCAGCCTGGCGGCGATCCGGGCCCCGACCAGATCTTCGAGTCCGGCTCCATCGCCCTGGCCGCATTGGTCGAAACCTGGGGCGGATCGGCGCAGAGGCTGATGCCCACAGCTGACAGTGCCCAAGCCATCGCCGCCGCGGTGATGGATATTGAGGCCGACCTCATCGTCACCATCGGCGGGGCCTCGGTCGGCGATCACGATCTGGTCAAGCCCGCCCTGTCGCAGTTGGGGCTGTCTCTGGCGGTGGAATCTGTCGCTGTTCGCCCCGGCAAGCCGACCTGGTTTGGAACCCTTGCCGACGGACGTCGGGTCCTGGGGCTTCCCGGCAATCCGGCCTCGGCGCTGGTTTGTGCGGAGCTTTTCCTGCGGCCATTGATCTCAGCCCTGACCGGACGTGATCCGGCCACCACCCTGATCGGTGCCCATCTCGATCAGGCCCTGCCGGCCAATGGCCCGCGTGAGCACTGGATGCGGGCGAACCTCGCTATCGACCCTCGCGGGCGAGCAATCGTGACCGTATTCCCCGATCAGGATTCCTCGCTGGTCAGCGTGTTCGCCAGGGCTGATGCTCTCATCCGACGACCTGTGCATGCCGCCGCCGCATCGGCGGGAGATCTCGTCGACGTCCTTCCCCTTGCGCGGGCCTGA